GGCGCCGGCGACGGCGACGCGCGACGCCCCCGTCACGTCGTCGCGGACGACGGCCGCGTCCGGGACGGCCGGGACGTCGCGCCGCTCCGCGACCGTGATGCGCGCGGTCGCGAAGAGGCCGACGGCGGCCCCCGGCGCGGCGTCGAGATCGATGCGAACCGGCGCCGTGAGATCGGAGGGGCCCGACTCGGCGAGGATTCCGTGGACCCTCCCCGCGACCGGAGCGCGGCCGGGGATCTCGATCCGCGCCGGCTCGCCCGCGCGGATCTTCGGAAGCTGCGCTTGAGGAACATCGGCGAGGACGACGAGGGATCCCGTCTCGGCGACCGAGAGGATCTCCTCGCCCTCCGAGACGCGGTCGCCGGCGCTCGCCGCGTGCGAGACGACGACGCCGTCGGACGCGACGGCGAGGGGCGAACGCACGAGATTCCGCTGCGCGAGATCGACGGCGCGGGACGCGTCTCGCCGCTCGGCGTCGGTCTTCGCTTCGCGCTCCATCTCGCGCGCTCCCGCGAGCGCCGCCTCGCTGTCCCGGGCAACGACGCTCCCGACGACCTGGCCGCGGTGAACCCGATCGCCGTCCGTGACGCGGAGCTCGACGAGAGTTCCCGCAAACGGCGCGCGGATCTTCGCCTGCGACATCGCCGCGATCTTTCCCGGCGCGGACACGATCTCGGCGAGCGTCGCCCGCTCGACCGGCGCGATGCGGACGGGCGTCGGAGGTCCGGGCGCCGCGGCATCCTGCTTTTTCGCGTCCTTCGCCTCCCCGCCGCACCCGGACGCGAGGATCGCCGCGAGAAGGACCGCCCAAAGGCGCGCGCGAAAAGTCACGGGGTCTCCCATCGTTTTTCCAGCGCCTCCGCGATCCTCAGGCGCGACTCCGCCTGCGAGAGCTTGACGGAGGCGTCGACCGCCGCCGCGTACGCGTCGATCACCTCGAGCGCGGTCGCGGCCCCGCCGCGGTACCGGCTCTCGGCTTCGAGCCAGGAATCGCGCGCTGCCGGCTCCGCGCGGGACAGCACGTCGATCTGCCGGCGAAGCGCCTCGGCGGTCTCTCGCGCCTTCGCGCGCTGGAGGGCGGCGTCCCTCTCCCGGGCGACGATCTCGAGCCGCGCCCTTCGGCCCTCGATCCGGGCACGCGCGATCCGCGCGTCCGAGGCGCCGAAGTCGAAGAGCAGCCAGGAAACCTGGAGGCCGAGCGAGAACCCCGCGTCCCGCCGCCAGCGGTCGATCGACCATCGCGTCGTGTCGGCGCCCCACCAGCCGGCATCCGCGGAAGCGAAGAGGTGCGGTTTGCGCTCGGCCTCCGCGGCGAGGACGTCGGCGTCGGTCCCGCGCGCGAGCGCCTCGGCCTCGCGGACTTCCGGCGATTCGGGCGGCGGACCGGTCGATGCGGCGGGGGCGCCGGTCGGGATCGGCGGAGCGACGACCGTCAGCGGGGCGTCGGGAGCGCGGCCCATCAGCACGTTCAGCTCCGTGCGCGCTTGGGCCGCGCGCGCGTCGGCGTCGATCGCGTCGGCCTCGTCCGACGCGATCCGCACGTCGGTCTTCAGGAGGTCGGCGGCCACGCCCTGGCCCGAGGCCTTCCGGCTCTCGAGCGACGTCCGGTAGCGGCGCAGCCTTTCGAGGCCGCCGCGCCGGGCTTGCGATTCCTCCTCGGTCTCGACCAGCTCGGCGTAGCGGCTCGTAACCTCGACGTCGAGGTCTTTCTCCGCGACGCGGTAGCGCGCCGACGAGGCGTCGCGCTCGGCCGCCGCCTTCGCGATCGCCGCCCGCCGCGCGCCGCCGTCGTAAACCGGCTGCTTCGCGGTGAGCTGCAGGCGCGCCTCCCCGGCGTTCGTGACGACGGGATCGTAGCCGCCGGGAGGCGCGTAGACGAAGTCACCGTCGATCGCGACCTTCATCCACCGTTCGGCTCGCGCTTCCCGGATCTTCTCGTCGGCGGCCTGCGTCTCGAGCGCCGCCTCGGGAAGCCTCGCGTTCGCCTCGTGCGCGAGGCGGAGGGCCTCGTCGAGGGTCAGGGGCGCGGGGGGAGCGGAAAGGATCAGGGCGAAGAGAAGCGGAATCATCGCGTTCGAAACGGCGGTTCTGCACGGGACGCGCCAGCGCGCGCCCCGTCTATGGCTTCTCTCCCGGGAAAGTGTCCTGGAGCGCGATCACCGCGCCGTGCGCCGGGTCGCAAACGTAGATCCCGCCGCCCGGCTCCGCCGCTACGCAGTGGGCCCGCGGCGCGGTCGGCATGCGGCCGAGCGC
Above is a genomic segment from Thermoanaerobaculia bacterium containing:
- a CDS encoding HlyD family efflux transporter periplasmic adaptor subunit, whose product is MTFRARLWAVLLAAILASGCGGEAKDAKKQDAAAPGPPTPVRIAPVERATLAEIVSAPGKIAAMSQAKIRAPFAGTLVELRVTDGDRVHRGQVVGSVVARDSEAALAGAREMEREAKTDAERRDASRAVDLAQRNLVRSPLAVASDGVVVSHAASAGDRVSEGEEILSVAETGSLVVLADVPQAQLPKIRAGEPARIEIPGRAPVAGRVHGILAESGPSDLTAPVRIDLDAAPGAAVGLFATARITVAERRDVPAVPDAAVVRDDVTGASRVAVAGADGKAHWIAVTPGIAQGGRTEIAVPALDPATRVIVAGQAGLPEGTPVAPSR
- a CDS encoding TolC family protein, with amino-acid sequence MIPLLFALILSAPPAPLTLDEALRLAHEANARLPEAALETQAADEKIREARAERWMKVAIDGDFVYAPPGGYDPVVTNAGEARLQLTAKQPVYDGGARRAAIAKAAAERDASSARYRVAEKDLDVEVTSRYAELVETEEESQARRGGLERLRRYRTSLESRKASGQGVAADLLKTDVRIASDEADAIDADARAAQARTELNVLMGRAPDAPLTVVAPPIPTGAPAASTGPPPESPEVREAEALARGTDADVLAAEAERKPHLFASADAGWWGADTTRWSIDRWRRDAGFSLGLQVSWLLFDFGASDARIARARIEGRRARLEIVARERDAALQRAKARETAEALRRQIDVLSRAEPAARDSWLEAESRYRGGAATALEVIDAYAAAVDASVKLSQAESRLRIAEALEKRWETP